The following DNA comes from Sinorhizobium mexicanum.
CCGGACCAGTGGAACGCCGTCGAACTCGGCCAGGAGCTTGTGTCCGCCGCTAGCCCCCATCCTGCTTGCCCGCCCCGCAGCCAGGACGACGATTCGTGCCGGGCCTCGCGGTGGATTGGCGGTTTGCTCTCGCGGCTGCGGCCGCGTCGGGATCTCGTTCAGAAGGCCGCCGACACCGAGGCCGGTTATATCCTCAGAATTCGGCCATTCACCGGCAAGCAGGCGGTCGAGAATCCAGTCGAACCCGTTTTCCCTGGGACTGCGTGCGCAACCCGGTGCCCCGACGACAGGACTTTCGGCAATTCGGCCCAGGACCAGAAGATTGCCCGGATCGACCGGCATTCCGACATGTTCGACGACTCCGCCTGCGCGTCGGATTGCCGCCGGAATCACGTCGTCCGGATCGGAGACTGCCGAAGCGCCGAAGATGACGATCAGGTCATGGGCCGGCTTGAGATCGGCGATGGCGGCGGCAACCGCCGCCTCCGTATGCGCCACACGACGTTCCGTGACGAGATGGCTTCCGGAGCGCAAGAGCCGGGCTGCGAGAACCGCATGGGTCTTGTCCATCACTTGCGGCTTGAGCGACGGCAACTCGGTTGCGATCAGTCCCGCGCGGTGTGGCACGAACGGTTTCACCTCAAAGGCAGGCTCCGCTCGCAGTATACGCTCCGCCTGTTCGACGAACGGCTCCGCTACCGCCAGTGGGATGATCTTGATCGTCGCCACCATGTCGCCCGTTTCAACCGCCGTGTGATCGGCGAGACAGGCGAGCGTGATCGCCGGATCGATCCGGTTCAGCCGGTCGACGACAGTGCGGTTTGCAACGAAAAGGCCAGAAACGGTGGCGTGGGCATTCACCCGGCCGGTCGCTGCTTTTGAAAAGCGCAGGTGGTCGGGAGCGATCGCCGCGGCGATGCGTGCCGCCGCCTCGTTTTCGAGTAGGTCATCGGCATCGAGCCGGGCGACGATGACCTCCTCCACACCGGCTTCGGCAAACGTCGCGATGTCCGTTCGGCTCAGCCGGTGGCCTTTCGGCAATCGCTGCGCTCCGGTTTTCATTGCGTGTGCAAGAACAGCGCCCTCGGCATCGGCGAGCCGTGCGGGACCAAATCTCATCTTGCACCTCCCGCCCGGCCCGTCGGATCACGGCGGCGCAGGGCTTCGATGATCTCGGCCAGGATCGCGACGGCAATTTCGGCGGGGCTCGCCGCGCCAATGTCGAGGCCGATCGGGGCCTTGATCCGATCGATGGCGTCCGTGGGCACGCCTGCCTGTCCCAATCGTTCGACGCGTGCTGCATGCGTTTTGCGGCTGCCGAGCGCGCCCACATAGAAACAGCGCGCTTCCAGAGCCGCCCGGATCGGATGATCGTCGATCTTCGGATCATGCGTAAGCGCGGCG
Coding sequences within:
- a CDS encoding NTP transferase domain-containing protein, whose translation is MRFGPARLADAEGAVLAHAMKTGAQRLPKGHRLSRTDIATFAEAGVEEVIVARLDADDLLENEAAARIAAAIAPDHLRFSKAATGRVNAHATVSGLFVANRTVVDRLNRIDPAITLACLADHTAVETGDMVATIKIIPLAVAEPFVEQAERILRAEPAFEVKPFVPHRAGLIATELPSLKPQVMDKTHAVLAARLLRSGSHLVTERRVAHTEAAVAAAIADLKPAHDLIVIFGASAVSDPDDVIPAAIRRAGGVVEHVGMPVDPGNLLVLGRIAESPVVGAPGCARSPRENGFDWILDRLLAGEWPNSEDITGLGVGGLLNEIPTRPQPREQTANPPRGPARIVVLAAGRASRMGASGGHKLLAEFDGVPLVRRTVETALAADAGKVVVVTGHREADIRAALAGLPVEFASNPDYTAGMASSLVAGVTALGTEAGGALVMLADMPGITADHLHKMIEVFDGEGRQAVVRAVSQGQRGNPVILPKETFAAVRQLVGDVGARHIVERCGLPVIDVELGEAARLDLDTPDAIIAAGGVLKE